A genome region from Hevea brasiliensis isolate MT/VB/25A 57/8 chromosome 9, ASM3005281v1, whole genome shotgun sequence includes the following:
- the LOC110636948 gene encoding ATP-dependent zinc metalloprotease FTSH 10, mitochondrial, translating into MIFSKLNRSFARSSRSANVLRGGGGGRSAISRVAGGAGGVGHVDRFDGGLGFVRGYLASIGAHKEFVSKSTLSDLNYLLANPRILRFFSSEAPKKKNYENFYPKEKKEVPKGNEQKSESKDDSNADDDWNFQKTFIKQFNLLTPLLVIGILLSSFSFGPTEQQQISFQEFKNKLLEPGLVDHIVVSNKSVAKVYVRSSPQNQTSDDVVQGPINGAPARGHGGQYKYYFNIGSVESFEEKLEEAQEALGIDPHDHVPVTYVSEMVWYQELMRFAPTLLLLGTLMYMGRRMQGGLGVGGGGGKGGRGIFNIGKAHVTKVDKNAKNKVYFKDVAGCDEAKQEIMEFVHFLKNPKKYEELGAKIPKGALLVGPPGTGKTLLAKATAGESGVPFLSISGSDFMEMFVGVGPSRVRNLFQEARQCAPSIIFIDEIDAIGRARGRGGFSGSNDERESTLNQLLVEMDGFGTTSGVVVLAGTNRPDILDKALLRPGRFDRQISIDKPDIKGREQIFNIYLKKIKLDHEPSYYSQRLAALTPGFAGADIANVCNEAALIAARNEGSQVTMEHFEAAIDRIIGGLEKKNKVISKQERRTVAYHESGHAVTGWFLEHAEPLLKVTIVPRGTAALGFAQYVPNENLLLTKEQLFDMTCMTLGGRAAEQVLLGKISTGAQNDLEKVTKMTYAQVAVYGFSDKVGLLSFPQREDTFEMSKPYSSKTGALIDSEVREWVGKAYERTVQLIEEHKEQVAEIAELLLEKEVLHQDDLVRVLGERPFKSSEVTNYDRFKEGFKEEEKGAEIPVSGNEEDDISPIQVAPA; encoded by the exons ATGATTTTTTCTAAGCTCAATCGTTCATTTGCTCGATCTTCTCGTTCTgct AATGTGTtgcgtggtggtggtggtgggagATCGGCGATTTCGAGAGTGGCTGGAGGAGCAGGTGGAGTTGGGCATGTAGATAGATTCGATGGAGGATTAGGGTTTGTGAGAGGATATTTAGCTTCAATTGGAGCTCATAAGGAGTTTGTCTCTAAATCTACTTTATCCGATTTGAATTACCTTCTTGCTAACCCTAGAATTCTACGCTTTTTCTCCAGCGAAGCTCCTAAGAAGAAGA ATTATGAGAACTTCTATCCCAAGGAAAAGAAGGAAGTCCCGAAAGGGAATGAGCAGAAATCTGAATCCAAAG ATGATTCAAATGCCGATGATGACTGGAACTTTCAGAAAACATTCATTAAGCAATTCAATTTACTTACCCCTTTACTAGTGATTGGGATACTTCTTTCTTCCTTCTCTTTTGGTCCTACTGAACAGCAACAG ATTAGTTTCCAAGAATTCAAAAACAAGCTTCTGGAACCAGGTTTGGTTGACCATATAGTTGTTTCCAATAAATCAGTTGCTAAAGTGTATGTAAGGAGCTCACCTCAGAATCAAACTAGCGACGATGTTGTGCAAGGTCCCATTAATGGTGCCCCTGCTAGAGGACATGGGGGCCAATATAAATACTACTTCAATATTGGAAGTGTTGAATCTTTTGAGGAGAAGTTAGAGGAAGCCCAAGAAGCACTAGGGATAGATCCTCATGACCATGTTCCTGTTACGTATGTATCTGAAATGGTTTGGTACCAAGAATTAATGAGGTTTGCACCAACACTCTTGCTTTTGGGAACCCTTATGTACATGGGACGGAGAATGCAAGGTGGATTAGgtgttggtggtggtggtggtaaggGTGGTCGTGGAATATTCAACATAGGGAAGGCCCATGTAACCAAAGTGGataaaaatgctaaaaataaG GTTTACTTTAAAGATGTTGCTGGTTGTGATGAGGCAAAACAAGAAATCATGGAGTTTGTGCACTTCCTCAAGAACCCAAAGAAGTACGAGGAATTGGGAGCTAAAATTCCTAAAGGTGCCCTTTTGGTAGGTCCTCCAGGGACTGGAAAGACCCTTCTAGCAAAGGCAACTGCAGGAGAATCTGGCGTGCCTTTCCTGTCCATTTCTGGTTCAGATTTCATGGAGATGTTTGTTGGCGTTGGACCTTCTAGAGTGAGAAATTTGTTTCAAGAAGCAAGGCAGTGTGCTCCTAGTATTATATTTATTGACGAGATTGATGCAATTGGCAGAGCGAGGGGGCGTGGGGGCTTCTCAGGTTCCAATGATGAGCGGGAAAGCACCCTTAATCAGTTGTTGGTAGAAATGGATGGCTTTGGAACTACTTCTGGTGTTGTTGTTCTTGCTGGCACTAATAGGCCAGACATTTTAGACAAGGCTTTGTTGAGGCCGGGCCGATTTGATCGCCAAATTTCCATTGATAAACCTGATATTAAAGGCCGTGAACAGATTTTTAATATctacttgaaaaaaataaaactcGATCATGAGCCATCATATTACTCTCAAAGGCTTGCAGCCCTCACTCCTGGATTTGCTGGGGCAGATATTGCAAATGTATGTAATGAAGCTGCTCTAATTGCTGCTAGGAATGAAGGGTCACAGGTCACAATGGAACATTTTGAGGCAGCAATAGATAGAATCATTGGTGGTTTGGAGAAGAAGAACAAG GTAATTAGCAAGCAGGAACGCCGGACTGTTGCTTATCATGAATCAGGCCATGCTGTTACTGGATGGTTCTTGGAACACGCAGAACCCCTTTTGAAAGTGACAATTGTTCCACGTGGTACTGCTGCACTTGGATTTGCGCAATATGTTCCTAATGAAAACCTTCTTTTGACCAAGGAGCAGCTTTTTGATATGACATGCATGACCCTTGGTGGTCGGGCAGCTGAGCAG GTTTTGTTGGGGAAAATCTCAACAGGAGCTCAAAATGACCTGGAGAAGGTAACAAAGATGACCTATGCCCAAGTAGCAGTGTATGGCTTCAGTGACAAGGTGGGTCTCCTGTCCTTCCCTCAAAGGGAAGATACATTTGAGATGTCCAAGCCCTACAGCAGCAAGACTGGGGCACTTATTGATAGTGAAGTGCGAGAGTGGGTGGGCAAGGCGTATGAACGGACAGTCCAACTTATAGAAGAACACAAAGAGCAAGTGGCTGAGATTGCTGAGTTGTTGCTTGAAAAGGAGGTTCTTCATCAAGATGATCTGGTTCGAGTTTTGGGTGAACGACCATTCAAATCAAGTGAAGTTACAAACTATGACAGATTTAAGGAAGGCTTTAAAGAGGAAGAGAAGGGTGCAGAAATTCCCGTTAGCGGTAATGAGGAGGATGACATTTCACCCATACAGGTTGCCCCTGCATAA